One stretch of Candidatus Sulfotelmatobacter sp. DNA includes these proteins:
- a CDS encoding HipA family kinase: MVEAVQHVRRMRGGAQGHLMRCSDGNFYVVKFRNNPQHLRVLANEMLATRLAERAGLPVPMTEVVEVDEWLVEHTAELSIQLAHNTIRCQAGLQFGSRYVVSPLEGQVLDYLPVEMLGLVRNLETFAGMLVVDKWTGNANGRQAAFWRKAREKKYTASFIDQGYCFNAGEWNFPDYPLRGVYARNEVYENVRGWESFEPWLSNVERMDESVVWDLVNGIPPEWYESADEELEKLARALIARRGRVRELIEAFRISPRRPFPGWKEQA; encoded by the coding sequence ATGGTGGAAGCGGTCCAACACGTGCGGCGGATGCGGGGCGGGGCGCAGGGGCACTTGATGCGCTGCTCGGATGGAAATTTTTATGTGGTGAAGTTCCGGAATAATCCGCAGCATTTGCGGGTGCTGGCGAATGAGATGCTGGCGACGCGGCTGGCGGAGCGTGCGGGATTGCCGGTGCCGATGACGGAAGTGGTTGAAGTCGATGAATGGCTGGTGGAACATACGGCGGAGTTGAGCATTCAACTGGCGCACAATACGATTCGGTGCCAGGCGGGACTACAATTTGGGTCGCGGTATGTGGTGAGTCCGCTGGAGGGACAGGTGTTGGATTATCTTCCGGTGGAGATGCTTGGGCTGGTGAGAAATCTGGAGACGTTTGCGGGAATGCTGGTGGTGGATAAGTGGACGGGGAACGCAAACGGGCGGCAGGCGGCGTTTTGGCGGAAGGCGCGGGAGAAGAAGTACACGGCGTCGTTTATCGATCAGGGATATTGCTTTAATGCGGGGGAATGGAATTTTCCGGATTATCCGCTGCGCGGAGTTTACGCGCGGAATGAAGTTTACGAGAACGTGCGGGGATGGGAATCATTTGAGCCCTGGCTGTCGAATGTCGAGCGGATGGACGAAAGCGTGGTTTGGGATCTGGTGAACGGGATTCCTCCGGAGTGGTATGAGAGTGCGGATGAGGAGTTGGAGAAGCTGGCGCGGGCGCTGATTGCGCGACGGGGGAGGGTGCGGGAGTTGATCGAGGCATTTCGAATATCGCCGCGGAGGCCGTTTCCGGGGTGGAAAGAACAAGCTTAA